CTTCCATTAGCTCCCTTCACATATTCATCATGGGAACTTTTATGCAGAACTCAGCCCAAGAGGATGAACATATTTTCCGAAGCCGGTCCCCATCTGTCCGAGTACCTGATAACATCACATTGCCAGAAtttgtgctccaaaatgcaGAATTATACGCTGGAAATGTCGCGTTCGTGGAGGCTGTGACTGGAAAGAAAATTACGTACGGCGAGGTGGTTAGAGACACAAGGAGGTTTGCTAAAGCCTTAAGGTCTCTGGGCCTTAGAAAGGGGCAAGTGGTGGTGGTTGTTCTCCCAAATGTGGCAGAGTATGCCATTGTTGCCTTGGGAATAATGGCTGCTGGTGGTGTGTTTTCGGGTGCAAATCCGTCAGGGCACGCATCCGAAATTAAGAAGCAGGTTGACGTTGCCGATGCCAAGATAATTGTAACAAATGGTGCAACCTATGAAAAGGTAAAGCACactaattcttttattttgaataatgCAGGCATTTAGGATCACATAAAAATCTAAGCCTTTTAAgttgagaatttgagatgatCAGGTAAAAGCTTTTGGGGTACCGGTAATTTTGCTTGGAGAAGAAGTTATTGAAGGTGCCATGAACTGGGAACACCTACTTGAAGCAGCAGACCGTGCGGGAAACAGAATTGATAAGGAGGAGCCGAAGCAGACTGATCTATGTGCCCTTCCCTTCTCATCAGGCACAACAGGATTGTCTAAGGGTGTAATGCTGACTCACCGAAACCTAGTTGCGAACCTCAGCTCCACGCTCTTTGGAGTAACGCCGGAAATGATTGGTAAAGTCACTGTGCTAGGCCTAATTCCATTCTTCCACATCTACGGGATCACTGGAATATGTTGTGCCACGCTCCGAAACAAGGGAAAAGTTGTGGTGATGGGAAGATACGAACTTCGAACATTTCTTAACGCATTGATCTCACATGAGGTCACCTATGCGCCCATTGTGCCGCCAATCATTTTGAACTTAGTTAAGAGTCCAATTGTTGATGAATTTGATCTCAGCAAGCTCAAACTCCAGGCAATTATGACTGCAGCAGCTCCTCTTGCACCCGAAGTCCTCAACGCTTTCGAAAACAAGTTCCCCGGCGTCCAAGTCCAAGAGGTGACACATTGTGACAAAACCCTACGTTTGTAGCTAAAAATTGTAATAAAATATTGTGTGTTTGTGctgattaataatttttaaacttGCAGGCATACGGATTGACTGAGCATAGCTGCATCACACTCACTCATGCAGGACCAGGTCTTGTAGCAAAGAAAAACTCAGTAGGGTTTATCCTACCGAATTTGCTAGTCAAATTCATTGACCCCGACACCGGTCGTTCCCTACCGAGAAACACACCCGGTGAACTTTGCGTGTTGAGTCAATGTGTAATGCAAGGTAAAGCATAGAGCTTTAGGATTGATTTGCATCAAACTGAagatggctttttttttttatcgggAATAGCATCTGTATGGTTCCAAACTCGTTATTTCAGTTCAAAGACTATTCGCGATAAAAAAAAGCCAGCTGAATAATGTCAATAGATTTCATGTCACAACTGTAACTTGATTTTCAGGTTACTTTAACAACGAAGAGGACACTGCCCGGACTATCGACAAAGATGGATGGCTCCACACCGGAGATATTGGCTACATAGATGATGATGACAACGTCTTTATCGTTGACCGGATCAAGGAATTAATCAAGTACAAAGGTTTCCAAGTAAGACGGACGACTTATAATTAATAGATTAACTAGACTAATTAATCAACGTTGCAAAGCGTTTGC
This Pyrus communis chromosome 6, drPyrComm1.1, whole genome shotgun sequence DNA region includes the following protein-coding sequences:
- the LOC137736553 gene encoding 4-coumarate--CoA ligase-like 1; this encodes MGTFMQNSAQEDEHIFRSRSPSVRVPDNITLPEFVLQNAELYAGNVAFVEAVTGKKITYGEVVRDTRRFAKALRSLGLRKGQVVVVVLPNVAEYAIVALGIMAAGGVFSGANPSGHASEIKKQVDVADAKIIVTNGATYEKVKAFGVPVILLGEEVIEGAMNWEHLLEAADRAGNRIDKEEPKQTDLCALPFSSGTTGLSKGVMLTHRNLVANLSSTLFGVTPEMIGKVTVLGLIPFFHIYGITGICCATLRNKGKVVVMGRYELRTFLNALISHEVTYAPIVPPIILNLVKSPIVDEFDLSKLKLQAIMTAAAPLAPEVLNAFENKFPGVQVQEAYGLTEHSCITLTHAGPGLVAKKNSVGFILPNLLVKFIDPDTGRSLPRNTPGELCVLSQCVMQGYFNNEEDTARTIDKDGWLHTGDIGYIDDDDNVFIVDRIKELIKYKGFQVAPAELEAILLSHPSVEDVAVVPLPDEEAGEIPAASVVIAAGAKESEEEIINYVASNVAQYKKVRVVHFVDTIPKSPSGKIMRRLIKESMIEKIKASKLHCLN